The following DNA comes from Camelina sativa cultivar DH55 chromosome 14, Cs, whole genome shotgun sequence.
NNNNNNNNNNNNNNNNNNNNNNNNNNNNNNNNNNNNNNNNNNNNNNNNNNNNNNNNNNNNNNNNNNNNNNNNNNNNNNNNNNNNNNNNNNNNNNNNNNNNNNNNNNNNNNNNNNNNNNNNNNNNNNNNNNNNNNNNNNNNNNNNNNNNNNNNNNNNNNNNNNNNNNNNNNNNNNNNNNNNNNNNNNNNNNNNNNNNNNNNNNNNNNNNNNNNNNNNNNNNNNNNNNNNNNNNNNNNNNNNNNNNNNNNNNNNNNNNNNNNNNNNNNNNNNNNNNNNNNNNNNNNNNNNNNNNNNNNNNNNNNNNNNNNNNNNNNNNNNNNNNNNNNNNNNNNNNNNNNNNNNNNNNNNNNNNNNNNNNNNNNNNNNNNNNNNNNNNNNNNNNNNNNNNNNNNNNNNNNNNNNNNNNNNNNNNNNNNNNNNNNNNNNNNNNNNNNNNNNNNNNNNNNNNNNNNNNNNNNNNNNNNNNNNNNNNNNNNNNNNNNNNNNNNNNNNNNNNNNNNNNNNNNNNNNNNNNNNNNNNNNNNNNNNNNNNNNNNNNNNNNNNNNNNNNNNNNNNNNNNNNNNNNNNNNNNNNNNNNNNNNNNNNNNNNNNNNNNNNNNNNNNNNNNNNNNNNNNNNNNNNNNNNNNNNNNNNNNNNNNNNNNNNNNNNNNNNNNNNNNNNNNNNNNNNNNTGTGTTACGTTCTTCTTGAGGTTTTGGGTTTAGGTTAGACCTATCATAAACTCGGTCTCCAAACACCTCAAAAGGTCGATCCGTGAATGGACTCCAAAATGTTCCAACACCTTGTGGAATTTTACCAGTTTTTCTAATCTTCAATGGTCTCCCTCTTCTAGCTTTCTTCACATGTGGCTGCACTTGATTTGATGAGATTGAAGGCTGAGGAGCACTATAAGCAACTAGAGTTTGTGAGCTTGATTCACCAGCTTGTATAGACTGAGAACTACTTCTAGCTacaagagtgtttctttttttttcttggctttGGAGGTGCTTTAGGATGACTCTCAAACATACCAAGCAAAGAGTGATGACTCATAGACAATatcaatgaaaaataataattaaatgtacATCATCTATAAGCTTCTTTGGTCTCCCACGTTTGTTCTTTGGACCCTCCACAACAACTGGTTCATTTTTGCAACTACTCTTGTTATGCCCAGCTTGACCACATAGGCTGCAATGTGGAATCCTGCCATGTCTTGTTGATTTCCCTGGATTTTGTAGGTCTTCAAAAGGTTCTTTTTGTCTGTCTCTGTTTTTTGGTCTCCCTCTTGGTTTTCTCATCACAGGTATCCCTATTGGAGGCTTATTTGTCCTACTCCACAGCTTCTCACGATTGACAGGTTTGATGTTCTTCATATGTCTTCTTAAAAACTGAAGTGAAGTAATAATTAGCCACATACCGTACTGGATCATCTTGGTTATCATCTAGAACACATACATCATGTCTACATGGTATTCATGTAAGTCACACATTCAATTAGAATCgatgatatatataacttttataaaattcacTTAGTCAAACTCATTTACCTGTGAGATCCCATCTTCTACATACACATTCATGAGTAGCCAAATTCACAATGTATCCATTATCAAACTCATTTACCTCATACGAAGTCTTGCTACTGCGTAGTGTATCACAATACTGTTTTGCCAACCTTGCTTTCTCCAATAATGCCATTGTGATTGGTGTAACAGGAGTTTCCAACTTCTCCGCCTTTAGACACCTTCTAGAAATCCTTCTCATAGCTTGTCTTCTTATATCCTCCAGCAAGTTAATAACAAGCTTAGCCCTTGCTATCTTTATTGTCTTGTTAAAACTTTCAGACAAATTGTTGTGCACATCAGCACAATGTGACTCAACACTAAAGAAGGCACGGCACCACCTTTTCGGCTCTGTTGCTAGTAAAGCTTGATAGGCTGAAGGAACATATGCCTTGACCAAATCCAGTTTCTCCTCATACTCTCCTTCAGTGTAGGAGTAAGCTACTCCCCAAAAGAGATTCTTGTATTCTGACCTTGAGAAACCTTGCTTCTTCCAATTAGCATATATATGTCTTCCACACATCCTATACTATGCATTTGGAAGTTCAGCCTCTATGGCAAACACTAAACCCTGAAAAGTTCAACAATTGATAAATAGCAAACAATAATGTACAAATGTAAAATGCTAGAATGGTATACCTTTTGTTTCTCAGAAATTATGGTCAAATTGTCCCCATTCTCCAAGCCAAGGTCTATCTTCAGCTTTTTAACAAACCAACCCCAAGTGTCTTTATTTTCACCTCTGACAACTGCCCAAGCAATTGGATACATTCTATTGTCCGCATCTCTACCTATAGCAGCACGCAAATCACCATTTAACTCCCATTTAAAAAAACATCCATCTAAACCAATTACCGGTCTACAACAAGTCTTCCAAGTGTTGCGGAATTCTTCTAAGCAAATGTAGAAGCAATCAAACATCTCTCTATCATTGACATTAACAGTGCACAAATCAGTTGTCATACGAGGATGTCTTTTGCGTAGTTCATTCTCATAATCCCACAGTTTACCAAACTGGGTTGTTTGAGCTTCAAGAATGGTGTTCAAAGCAATGCGTCTACCCCTGTAACACTTTGAGATGGGAACAACAATGTTATACCTTGCTTTTATTGCATCTTTAATGTGTGCTGCTTGTAAGCTTATATttcttcttatctcttctctaaACAAACCTGCAATCACACTTTGTTTCAACATTGAAACTCTACTTGATTTTCCGTGGTTGTGATTCATGTGACAGACCTTCACCATCCACTTGTTAATAGGCTTCTCATAAGAACAAAGCACCTTAAACTTGCACTTTTCACCACAACAAACTACAGCAATCATGTCTGCTTGTGACTTTGCCATCTTCACATCATATTGCGTTTTCAAAGAGTAACGCAACAACTGGTCCTTAAATTCTAATCCACTGTGAAACTTCTGAAATAACCAAATGTATGGCTCTTTATCTAGACTACCATGATACTTAGCTTTCCCATGTGTGTTTTCTTTACTCCCTTTCCCTCTTCTCTCGTTATCCCATTGTTCCCATTCTTCATCTGACTCTAGTGGTGTATCTGGATATTCTGCATCTTCCTCTACAACACACTCTTGCTCACTATCTTCAGCTTCTCTTTgttcctcttcttgttcttcaagatTTTTGTATGATTCTTTATCTGGTGTTGCTCTCGAACCTTCCTCAAATAGTGACTTAAACctttcatcatcaccaccatctccAGCATCTAAAACCAcatcatctccatcatcaacTATCTTACTCAAAGCTATCAAAGTTTCTTCTCTTGCACCAACCACATTCTCATTACTCACAGCCACACTCTCTTCTCTACCAGCCATATTTTCTTTGTCCCCATCATCATCTAATTCAGCCTCATATCCTTCAGCAGACACATTGTTAAATCTTTCATCTTCAGATTCCAagccttcttcatcctcttttgGCCtatcaacttcttcatcatcactactATAATCCTTATACTTTTTATCTTCTACCATGTGCTGATCTTGATAAATAATTGAATCTTGTAAAAAATATCAAGCTCACCTGTTGTCTTTCCTAGAAAACGGAGGTCAACCATATCAATGTCACTTGTGGGGTCAAACAAATACTGTAAAaacttcatctccttctttgtCTCTTTGTACCAAATGAACCTAATCGATTCTCTATTTTTTGCCTCCATGATACAAAAGTCATCAGAATTCTTCCATAAAATTTCAGACAATCTCCAATGAACTGTCTTACAACCCATTTCTCCATTGTATGTGTAATTTTCTCCTTCTCTGTTCACAGTTCCTCCAAAGTGGATAATAAGTTTTATTGTGGTTTCAGTGTCACTGTAGAAGAAAGGTTGAAATTAGAAACCCAAAACTGTaattaaaattgagaaaactagaaaaataaactttaaattcATAGCAGCTTATGACCATTGACACTAGTTTTAAATCATCTTTTCTAGTAGCAATCCTACCAACGTACAAAGCTAATGTGAAATCAAACATCAACCAATCAGATTTCTCCAAACCAATGTGATTTTCAGTATTATTTCTCACAAACAAATATTGTCGAAAACTTAGTGGGAAGGACGCTGGCAATCATAACACAAACCTCCccaatttaattttgataatgTGAATCGAAATTCATCACACAACATATTTTAATCGAAACATTGTACcacaaagagacaaaaaaaacaagaaacaaatgattttgtttgacCCACGAATTGATTCTTTAGAACAAAAACTATTGAAAAATAATTCGAACCGGAGGAGAAGAAGCGACACTTACCCCATTTTGACTGGGAAGCTTCGGAGCCTTCTTTGATTTCACTCAAAATCAcggtttcatttttcttcttctgggttttgattttgaactCTAACTCGATTTGGGgcttttcttaaaaaaatatatacacaaaaaaaatatatatttaggttAAAAAGAATATATGGAAGAGACGGAGGTTAACTGTTCTAGTAACGGCTGTTAGAGCATAGGCATCAGTGTCCCTCAGATTTTGGTCTCTCAAATCTAATAAGattattttcagagttttttaagtttagtaCGAACATTGGTGTCTCTCACAATTGGTCCCctgaataaaatattaatattttaaattttaaaaattaattatttaaataaatatgtaaaaacatattaaaattttaattaaaataaaacatataacattaacattaaaaacataaaaaaattacaaagttaaaaaaaacttgaaaaaaaaaaacatacaattaaaacattaaaaattaaaaacataaaacatacaaacatcaaaaataaaaacaaacattttattcaattcatagaatttttttaattaatcttcgTTATCtggaagatgtccaaagttagtccaaatatgatcaatcaaatcttcttttaaCCGTTCATAGACTTTTTTTATCCCGAATTTTTGTAAAGCGAGTAATCGTAGTGCTCATATTTGAATCCAAACTGGCGGCACCGacggtatatgtttgatccacatctTCTCGTGTTGAAATTAAGAAACAATGTTTCAGAAACTGTATGTTCCTCATTCATcctcgacaatcatattatggagtattatgcatgctctcataacatttgctattttgtatttatcccataaacgagatggatttttaacaacggcgaatctagcttgcaagactccaaaggcacgctcaacatctttccgcacagcttcttgttttgtagaaaagagagaatttttATACCTTGTGGAAGCCGGATAGATTGTATAAAAGTGGCTCATTTGGGATAAATACCATCGGTGAGATCATACGCCAAATTGTACTCCCTTCCGTTGACAAAGTAGTTGACCTCCGGAGCGTTACCGTTaagaatgtcatcaaaaacatttgatCGATCCAGAACattaagatcgttcatagtacctggagctccaaaaaaagcATGCCATATCTAGAGGTCGTACGAAGCTACCGCGTCCAACACGATTGTAGGTTTTCCGATTGATCTtgaatacattcctttccaagctgttggacaattcttccacccccaatgcatacagtcaatgctcccaaccatcccgggaaatccacgtttttcattttcatagagTAGTCTTTCTAGGTCGTCCGGTCTGGGACGTCTTAGGTATTCATCGCCAAACAACAGGATTATTCTGGCGGTAAACTCGTGCAAACATTTCCGAGCTGTTGAACCACCAATTCGTACATACTCGTCAAATGAGTCGGACGCAATACCATATGCCAATTggcgaattgctgcagtacatttttgtataggtgaTAGACTAGCCCGTCTGGTTGCATCCTGGGATTGATGGAAATACTCGACTTCGGTAGAGAGACGTTGCACAATACGCATGAACAATGGCTTGTGCATGCGAAACCGTCGCCAGAATAAATAGTTCAGGTATGTTGGAgtatcactgaaataatcattccaaagattattgtggccttcttccAGGTTTCTCGGGATAAAAATCCGTTTCTTTGGCCCTATTGGTTCTTGAATGATATTAGAATTTTCgagaaaattatcaaaataagcatcaaaatcatcatccatACCATCTCTTTGGTAGTGATAATGGTATGATGAAGatgccatttaaaaaaaaaagagaagtgtagatcttgttttgttattgaggagaaattgagtaaaaaaaaaagagaagtggaGATCTTGATTTCGTTTGTTAGGTTTTATGTTACaaaagaagcatatatataGGAAATGATATGACAAGCTTTGTGTTACTCAATCCGTGACTATATAGTAACGATCCGTGACAAAAGCAATGTACCAGAgttgatgcttgtgactatataGTAACGATCCGTGACTTCAAGtgttgatatttttggaaacaaaaagcTTACAAATAGATTCCCAAAATCATACAAAGGCCATAGAAAAAAACAGGATACAAGGATACCATACCTAGTATTGCTACCACAAAAGCAATTACCAAAACCATCAATTCAAAACCATTTCTAAACCTGTTTCTGGTCTTCCCTAGCTCAAACACTTCCTTCTCTAACCGGACTATTTTCTGCGCTGTTTCATTACTGATGTGTGACTCATAGTTACTCGAGAATGTAAGGTTATCTACCTTCTCAGACAGCACTTCACATTGTCTGcccatctctctcatctcctccatgACAACTTCATCCCACCACTTGTGAATATGCATCTATCCATCATCAACATTCCCACATGTGAAGAACCTgcattaacatatataattagcaAATCACTTCATAATCAGTTAAAACATAGCAACTCACTTAATAATCTGTTTATGTATTCCCACATACCTTATGTTGTAACTTGAAGATAATAGGGGCTGACCACCACAATAGCATACCTTGGGGAATCCGAACTCAACCTCAGGTTGAGGACGGTATTGAGTCGCCTGAGCATTGATGAAGCTACTCTCAGCCTCATCCATCCGAATCAAAGCTTCTATTTCCTTGTCCTCAGTGTCCTCATAGTATCTATCATATTGATCTGAGGAATCAGGCTGAGAGTAGCTATAGTCTTGGCCcatctgatttatttgaaatatatagaCACAGAGAACAGATTGACACAATCAGAAACACAAGGAGAATTTAACATCGTTCGATAATAGATTAATCATACAAAGTTGCATCTTAAGCCGAGTTGATGAAACAAGAACAGACATAATTGAATacataaaaaactaaaacagaaaTTCGAACTTGGATACTACCAAAATCATACAAAGTTGCATCTTAAGTCAATACATCAATCTCAGAAATACTGAGCCACTATCTTATCCTTGATAACTTGATCAGCTTCACTAAGTGGCTCTGGTTTGACAAGAAGTGTGTCTAGTATGCCAAGCTTCTGTAGCTTCTCCTTTTCAGCCATATCCACCTTCTTTACTTCCCACATGCTCTTGTACTCAACAAGAGCCTTCCCCTGAGCATTGTTCCTCCTGGCCTTTGCAGCCTTGATACCTTGAGGCCTTTCCTCAAAGTCTTGCTCAGTGTGGGTTGACTCGGATTGTGAAGCTGCCTCGGATTGTGAAGCTGCCTCGGATTGTGAAGCTGCAGCAACtggtttcctctttgttctgACTGAAGTTGAAGGGTTGTTAATANATCTCAGAAATACTGAGCCACTATCTTATCCTTGATAACTTGATCAGCTTCACTAAGTGGCTCTGGTTTGACAAGAAGTGTGTCTAGTATGCCAAGCTTCTGTAGCTTCTCCTTTTCAGCCATATCCACCTTCTTTACTTCCCACATGCTCTTGTACTCAACAAGAGCCTTCCCCTGAGCATTGTTCCTCCTGGCCTTTGCAGCCTTGATACCTTGAGGCCTTTCCTCAAAGTCTTGCTCAGTGTGGGTTGACTCGGATTGTGAAGCTGCCTCGGATTGTGAAGCTGCCTCGGATTGTGAAGCTGCAGCAACtggtttcctctttgttctgACTGAAGTTGAAGGGTTGTTAATACCGTTAAGGTTCAGACATTTCTGCTCAAACCTTAACAAACACCAGCAATGCTCCATTGTAAACTTCGTCTTATAGTCAGAGAAGTAGATGTCGTGAGCCACCTTCAGCACATCGTTCTCAGAGTGTCCACTACTGTTTAGTCTCTCTGCAGCTGCATAAGCCCCGCAGAACTTGTTAGTGAACTCATTGATCTTGAACCACCTCTGCTTACAGTTTATGTTCTTCCCCTGTTCACCATTGGCTATAGCATGAGGAGTCTCTGCATAGTATTTGTTAACCCTTTGCCAAAAGCTTCCTCCNNNNNNNNNNNNNNNNNNNNNNNNNNNNNNNNNNNNNNNNNNNNNNNNNNNNNNNNNNNNNNNNNNNNNNNNNNNNNNNNNNNNNNNNNNNNNNNNNNNNNNNNNNNNNNNNNNNNNNNNNNNNNNNNNNNNNNNNNNNNNNNNNNNNNNNNNNNNNNNNNNNNNNNNNNNNNNNNNNNNNNNNNNNNNNNNNNNNNNNNNNNNNNNNNNNNNNNNNNNNNNNNNNNNNNNNNNNNNNNNNNNNNNNNNNNNNNNNNNNNNNNNNNNNNNNNNNNNNNNNNNNNNNNNNNNNNNNNNNNNNNNNNNNNNNNNNNNNNNNNNNNNNNNNNNNNNNNNNNNNNNNNNNNNNNNNNNNNNNNNNNNNNNNNNNNNNNNNNNNNNNNNNNNNNNNNNNNNNNNNNNNNNNNNNNNNNNNNNNNNNNNNNNNNNNNNNNNNNNNNNNNNNNNNNNNNNNNNNCATTTCTGCTCAAACCTTAACAAACACCAGCAATGCTCCATTGTAAACTTCGTCTTATAGTCAGAGAAGTAGATGTCGTGAGCCACCTTCAGCACATCGTTCTCAGAGTGTCCACTACTGTTTAGTCTCTCTGCAGCTGCATAAGCCCCGCAGAACTTGTTAGTGAACTCATTGATCTTGAACCACCTCTGCTTACAGTTTATGTTCTTCCCCTGTTCACCATTGGCTATAGCATGAGGAGTCTCTGCATAGTATTTTTTAACCCTTTGCCAAAAGCTTCCtcccttttgttgatttgcaaTAATCGGGTCCTTTGAAGTGTTCAGCCACGCACTGATAAGAATTTCATCGTCAGCCGGATTCCATTTCTTCCTATCCTTCTTGACAGGTGTCTCTTGAGAAAGAGGAACATCCTGGGATTCTTGAGAGCTCCAAGTAGGTATTTCATAAGCACCATTGTGGCAAAGTGGTGGAAAACTCTCTATGGAGAGTTTTCTTGGTTAAGTGACTCTCATTGACTGTTGAGAAGCTCTAAATAACTAGAGGACTAACTGAATGGATTGTGAGAACTCATAGGAAGAACAGTTTTAGATGATGAGGAATCGGAAATGTTGTTGGTTTAtcaaagaagagagatagaagatgatggagaaagaTTGAAGGCTGGTTTGGTGTTTAAAAGGTGAAAAGGTATCAAGTAATAAGTTACCATTCATAATGACCTATCCTTCAACTACCtaagtctaatcacaatttatgacaacTTACACAACTACAAAGCATTCTAGTATCCCATTAAATTCATATAGGACATTCCTGATGCTATCCTTCATACAAAGATCAACTATACAACAACCAAAGCATTTCCAGAACACGATTCcaccaaacaacaaccaatgGACATTTCTGATGCTAATGGATTCAAGTATTTACCTCTGACTTGATGATTGTTGCTACTTCTTCTGTGATTTCCCGTTATGTGTTGCTTTCTTCACGTTATGCTGAGGAAACTCATGAACAACAAACAATTGCAAGGTTATACTCAGTTTAACATAAAAGAATCAACATAATCCAAACAAACTGACAACAATCTTAAGTCAAAGCAAGAAACTGAGACACTCAACTAgctaaacaaagaaacataatccAAAAACCTATTTCGAACCAAAACTGAGACACTCAACTATCGAAACCCAAAACATAATCGAAATCCCTAAATCTCATAAAAATCAGAGACAAAATTTACCTAAACCCAGAGAGTAAACTATCCAAACAAAGCGACTAAACTATCGAATCCCATAAACaatatctaaaaccctaaatcgagaaTACATCAAAAATACTAAATCATCTAAAATCGCAAACGGATTTAGAACACAAACCTCCTTTCAATTGGAACCGGCGGATAATCTTCTAGATGATACAAAATACGGATGAAACCGCCGGCATTTGATGAATCGCCAAACGAATCGCCGTCAAGATGGAGAGAGTCAAGAGAGAGACTCAGAACTGCTCTGGACGGACCGATTTTTGGGTTCTCCCTACCCAAACAACACCAACCACACAGACGCTGCCACATGTAACGAAGGACGAAGCAAAAACGTCCCGTTTGGAGGAACGTTTCTtctataatctttttatttcgatttaactttttaattataatacc
Coding sequences within:
- the LOC104742831 gene encoding uncharacterized protein LOC104742831 encodes the protein MVEDKKYKDYSSDDEEVDRPKEDEEGLESEDERFNNVSAEGYEAELDDDGDKENMAGREESVAVSNENVVGAREETLIALSKIVDDGDDVVLDAGDGGDDERFKSLFEEGSRATPDKESYKNLEEQEEEQREAEDSEQECVVEEDAEYPDTPLESDEEWEQWDNERRGKGSKENTHGKAKYHGSLDKEPYIWLFQKFHSGLEFKDQLLRYSLKTQYDVKMAKSQADMIAVVCCGEKCKFKVLCSYEKPINKWMVKVCHMNHNHGKSSRVSMLKQSVIAGLFREEIRRNISLQAAHIKDAIKARYNIVVPISKCYRGRRIALNTILEAQTTQFGKLWDYENELRKRHPRMTTDLCTVNVNDREMFDCFYICLEEFRNTWKTCCRPVIGLDGCFFKWELNGDLRAAIGRDADNRMYPIAWAVVRGENKDTWGWFVKKLKIDLGLENGDNLTIISEKQKGLVFAIEAELPNA